TTGCCTTCCTACCTTTGCATTCTGTTAGTTTTCCTAATTATTTGTAGAATTGCATACTAGAATACACACTTGGGCAAAATGTCAACTATAACTTAATTCCATTGAGAGCATATTCATAAAGGAATCCTCTTACACAGGGAATGCAGAGGAATTGCAGAGGAAAATACAAGtagttaaaaaaagacacaaacttacAATATTAGCTATTCTTTCAGGCAATCAAAGTACACAATGAGTTACTAACAATGATGTCCTTAACAGTGTTCTCTAAAATGAATTAACTTAAGAAGGATTGAGGCTCATGTAAATCATTGCACAACACCATAGAGAAACTATTAATGAAATATAAAGTACAATATCTTCATACATCATCTCAAAGCTACAATCAACTTGAAATTATAATAATTTCCACTGTTCAATAAATTAGTCTTTGCTTTATTCATTGGTAATTGAATTAGTCTATCTTGGAAACATCCCCTAAATCCTGTTAattgtaatattttaaaatatacagAAAATGTTTTCTGAAAAAAAAAGTTGAAATTAATGACCAGTGTGTAAATTGGAGAGGTGTCAAGTCTCCCCCTTTCCTGTGagcattttaaactttttttttatgGGTCAAATTCAGGCTAACGTGACTAGTccaaaatgccaacttggtcggcatggacaaggtcataaggtgattagcgataggagtagaattagggcattcggcccatcaagtctactctgccattcaatcatggcagatctatccctccctcctaactccattctcctgcactctccccataaccactgacacaaaGTGGGCAGAAGGACCCGAATCCATGTGTACAGCTTTATAACTAAGTATTCCAATGTGGATCCCGGCAAGGAGCAACATTTATATTCTTTATTTATTTCTTCAGTGCTTCTAGTGAAACACTGAAGTTGATTCTTAATCCTGCACTTAGGGTATCACCACAAATGACAGGTGAAGAAAAGCTTCAAAAGCACTGTTATGAATTTGCTAACAGTGAGTAGGAGAATCCTTAATCCTTTTTCTCTCTTGCTGTAACTGACTTCAAAGCGTTCATCTCTTTTGCTTACTGTATTTGTGTTGCTAATGGAAACTCCATTGTTGCTATCAAACAGTCTAGAAAGAGGGAACTGGGAATAAAATAAAAGACGGCTGTGCTGCTTAAGGTCTCTGTAGACTCCCAGTATCTGAATGGGTTGAATTTGTAACTTGTTTCAAGCCAATGTGCCAACAAGCCACTTGGCTGTCACTATTCATGGCCATAATTTCTCATTCAGCATTCCCCTGTTAACCTTTCttctttccctctcctccttcaATGCTGCGAGACTCAAGAACACTAATTGTCAGGAGATTTAATGATTTGAGTTTTCCAATTCTCAACAGCCCCAGTTGTTTTGTTCTGCTTTCCACACTTCCTACACTCAATCAATGTCTGAAATATAAACAATGGAATTTATACATGAACCTATTAAACATGATTTATTTTAATTCAGTGTAATATTTTGGGAACATTTGGGAATGAGCGTTTGTAGGGACTGagcctgtactcattggagtttagaagaatgaagggggcacctcattgaaacataccgaataatgaaaggcttggatagagtggacatggagaggatgtttccactagtgggagagtttaggactagaagtcatagcctcagaattgaaggacatttaggaaggagatgaggaggaatttctttagttggagggtagtgaatctgtggaattctttgctacagaagtctgtggaggtcaccagtggatatatttaaggcagagttagatagattcttgattagtccaggcgtcagaggttatggggagcaggcaggagaatggggttaggaggaaaggatagatcaaccatgattgaatggcggagtagacttgatggactgaatggcctaattctactcctatcacatgatcttatgatcttatgaacattaCAAAAATATCATAGCTTAACACTTGCTTTAAGTTCCTATCAGAAATAGTTTTCTCATCATTTAGCAATCCAAATTGTTACTCTCTAATGTTGTAGGATGTTAAAGCTAATCCAGAAAACCGTAAATATAaattttgaatattgatttctatcgGTGCAATACATGATGAAAGTGATGGGTTTAAATGCAGCCAGGAGGAAATAATTTATGAAACAGTTTATTGGACAGATGTTCAAGCCCTCCTTGTACTTTCCAGTAAACAAGATCAAACGGAAAAGAAATTAACTGTGAAATGTTTCCCTTCACAGAGAGTTTTGTGACACTGTTTGAATAATGCTGAATGGATAAAAACGAAGTAAACTTTACCACTACAGACCGAGTAAATAGGTGagaatgcttcttaaatgcttCACTTAAAACTGATCAGCATTCAGCATGCTTGGTTCTGCTTGCTTCTGCTCCAGGAGTTAAGCTGACTATTTGGTAAAAGAGAAAATCAGGCCTCAGGTTCCTGCAGTCAGAGGCTATTCTGACCACTGTGCCTTTCCTAGCTGTGTGAAAGTGCAAACCAATGAGTTCTCCCTCACATACCCCCTGTGTTTTGACCCTAATGCTACCTGTATGCCattcgcacattctccctgggaccttgtgggtttcctcggggtgctccagtttcctcgcacatccccaaagacatgcaggttggtagggtaATCGGCTGCTGTGAATTGCCCCAagtggtaggaaaaaaaactgcagatgctggtttaaatcgaaggtagacacgaaatgctggagtaactcagcgggtcaggcagcagcttgggagagaaagaataggtgacgtttcgggtcgagacccttctagaagttactccagcattttgtgtctaccttggcggTTGGTAGAGCCTGGAGAGAGTTCATGGGGAAGTGAGGAGAGTAGggctgcagtggtagagttgctgccttacagcgcttgcagcgccagagacccaggatcgatcccgactatgggtgctgtctgtacggagtttgtacgttctcaccgtgacccgcgtgggttttctccgagatcttcggtttcctcccacactccaaaggcgtacaggtttgtaggtgaattggcttggtataagtgtaaattgtcccgaatgagtgtataggataatgttaacatgcggggattgctggtcggtgcggactcggtggggcaaagggcctgcttccgcgctgtatctctaaactaaacgaaaaaaataaagtaaaatgggACTGGAGTAGGAATAAAGTGAACTGGTACTTGATGGTTGACATTGATTCAGTAGGACTAAAATCCTGTTTCtgggctctatgactctgtgacttggaAATTTTTCCTAAGTAATCACATCAAAGCAATTGAGAAATGCACAGCAATTCATGAAATGAATGGTAATGAAGTTTTTTTGTGAAACGAAAGTTGAAACCTAATTCTGCTCGGTTCAAAGGTGCCACATTTGGCATTTTGACAATGTGTTGGCTCTGCAGCTCGCCATGGTTTCTGAACTTGTGAATTGTAAATGCCAGGGGGTTTCCTATGTGAGGCTGAAGTCAATTGTTTAGCTTGTGTTTCTTTCCAGCGCTGCTCAAAGTCAAGATATTTGTCAGAATGTGATCACTTCGTGTTAGATATTCAATTCCAAAGTCACAATAAATCACTGTTACATTAAACAAATCAGCTTAAATCTAATTGCTCATTCATCACAATATAAAGCGTTGCAGTCAAGGATTGTTGTAAGATTAAAACATGACTTTTGATCATATTGTTAAAGAGATTGTAAAGATTGAGGAAATAGGTGGTTCCTCTTCAAGAGATAACTCTGTCACCTAAATAACGCGTATGATAATCTCTCTGCAGTAACCTCTACATTGTTACAATTTCAAAACAACTGTGTGGTTAGATAAGCAGTAGTTCTTTGCTAACCTTTTCCACTCCTCAATATCTTTATCATGTATGCTATGATAGGGACCTTGACAATTGTTAATCAAATCTTTGACGTGactattttaaaaaatgattgcaTTCTATTCATTGGTGAAAAAAAATAGCTCCAAAGGTAGCCTTCATTCTGGCAATAAAAGGAAGCTTTCATGCTGATTCGTGTGCCCCATGCAAAGCTGGGAGAATGCTGGGAGAAAACATTAAGAATTTGCTCAAGAAGGCTAACACATGATGCGGATTTGATTTACTTCTTCACTTCAGCGTCAACCAGGCATTCAGTGCATGGACCCAATGGTTTGTaacaacctgaaacatctccttTTAGCTGCATGGGACACCACCATTGAATGTATCATTGTTGAAAACATCGCTAAAAGCCTGAAATTCTTATAAATTATCTTCACAGACACTTATATATCTGACAAAAGTTTAGATCGGATATTTATATATCTTAATATAGTCaatatcatacagcacggaaacaggacccgtTTCACTTGGATAGTTTTATATTCCTGtgtctagattttagatttagagatacagcgcagaaacaggcccttcggcccaccgggtccgtgccgcccagcgatccccgcacactaacactatcctacacccactagggacaatttttaaaaaacatttgcccagccaattaacctacatacctgtacgtctttggagtgtgggaggaaaccgaagatctcggagaaaacccacgcaggtcacggggagaacgtacaaactccgtacagacggcgcccatagtcaggatcgaacctgagtctctggcgctgcattcgctgtaaggcagcaactctaccgctgcgccaccgtgccgcccgtgtctgTGTTTTAAAGATATTTTCAACCTTTTTTCTTTATAActaattaattttaaataaattaatatcttcgtTATGAAAGCAGAAAGGAATTTCATTCAAACCTTTTAAGTATTCATACAAGAACCTAACACAGTCATGTCTATACTTCTGTAATTTATTGGATGAAATTTGATTTTGAGCTCTGTTTAAATCTAATAGAAAGCTGTAATCACAAGATTGTCTGTGGGAGGTAAATAAAAATGATTTGGCAAGGAGTAATTGATATCCTGTTAAAAAGATTGAGATAATATGGGAATATTTATTTTATGTGGTAAAGTGTATGATTTTGTTCATCAAGACAAGATTTATGATTGTGTAAGAAATAATGACATATGAACATTTTTTATTGCATGTAGTGTACCTGTGGTTAAGCCTTATTGGGAAATTTGAGAGAATATTTAGAATATCAGTGTAATATAGCAGATAATTATTTAGCTCTGTGAATAACtaatgaatgaagaagggtctcgacccgaaacgtcacccattccttctctcctgagacgctgcctgccctgctgcgttactccagcattttgtgaaataaataccttcgatttgtaccagcatctgcagttattttcttacactaatgaaTGAATGATCAGCTTAATAGCTGTCTGTCATTATTTTCTCTGAGAATATGAAGCGTTTTCTTTAAAGTAGCTAGGAAGGTTACAACCATTTAGTTACCTTAATGTATTTTTCCATTTACTTTTGCAACTTGCCGCCAGTTCTCCAAGCATCCTTATGTTATTGAACAGAGTAATCTTATCGGGAAGTCAGTGACAAAGATTGCTTTCATCTCAGCAATTATATTACTCATGTTCCCCAGTCAACCCATCAGAAAGCTTAAAGTTTGTGAAAAGCAGAACAAACTGCTAATGGTGGAAATCTTAAAGCAAGATATGCAGGAAACATAAAGCAAATCAACAGACAAGCGAACATTTCTATCAAAGGGACACCATATATTATGTTGTCCCTTCACTGATGATGATTGTCCTTCACAAGTGaaaaaagaaatgaaaataaaataaactattaCATTACAGTCAAATCAATGTGGTCCATTTGGACAGTTTTGATGGTTTACTCTGAACGAAAGTAGTCGTTGTTACATTTAACAACTGAAAATGCTGCAATCTTACAGCATAATTGGAAAGTAGAGAAATAATCAGCACAGCCAATTTTCTCTCACTCTTGTTACATTTATAGACTTTTAAATGACAGCTAACGTTGTGATTTGAATTCAGATTTTGGAAAATGTTACGTCATATAGTTGATATCCAGATATCTCTTAAATAAGCTTCATTTAATTAGTATTGTTAAAATGGTTTTTAAATCATATTAATGTAACAAAGACTTCACATATCCCAAATAAATTTGTACAGACTTATAACATGCACACTTGACGTTCTAATGCATTTGTATTtgtaagaatcatttagacaggtacatggataggacaggtttagagggatatgggccaaatgcagatagatgggactaatgtagatgggacatgttggccggtgtgggtaagttgggccgaagggcctgtttccatgctgtaagactctaggactgtatgactctctaatGCATGTACATAACCTTCATTTTCACTGTAATCACCTTAATGCAGCACAGTACAATACAGATGCACATAGCCAAAGTTTTGATGTATATATTGAGTGCTTGCTAACATTTCTGTCTGGCACCGCTCTAGACAATTACAAATAGTTCTGCTATAAtacgatatgatgatatgatacaatataaatttatttatcccaggagggaaattggtccgcCAACAGGCATAAAGCACaacgatacatgaaacatgaaatttaagtgatgagtggaaagcccaggattggggatgtgcaaagattaggaGAAAGTGAGATTTGGGGTCTGGAGAGTTTCAGACTGGCAATAATTACGTTACTTTTCTTGCAGGCTGCACAAGTATGAATAGAAGGGATTTCTTGTCATTTTCATTGACATGCATTTCTCAATGAGACAATGGTGCCTGATCACTACGGGGAAACAGGTTTTTCCCCCCCTAAgctgtttaaatccaagacaaagtaacttttaagtggttttCTAGTTCCCAATTGAAATCATGTTGCAATCAGTTTGCCCCACGTGATGCAAAAAGTAATTCCTACTTCACTTGCATTACATTGACttcatgttaatttttttttttagatttagagatacagcacagaaacaggcccttcgacccaccgggtccgcgccgcccagcgatccccgcacactaacgctatcctacacccactagggacaatttttacatttgcccagccaattaacctacatacgtgtacgtctttggagtgtgggaggaaaccgaagatctcggagaaaacccacgcaggtcacggggagaacgtacaaactccgtacagacggcgcccgtagtcaggatcgaacctgagtctccggcgctgcattcgctgtaaggcagcaactctaccgctgcgccaccgtgttttcTGGCAAACTATGCATATCTGCCGTTGTGTTGAACGACTTGTTTCAGCATTGTTTTGAAATTGCTTCAGTGTGGCATTATATCGAAATACATTAGCTGGTCCAGAATCGAAAGCTTGAAAACCGAAACATAGGATTCAAAAACCAAATCAACTTTGATCACATGTAAACCGGGGCAGATCATCATAAAATCCAGGCACTCCTTACTTACTGACTTACTTTAAAATAACAGATGAATATGAAGCAGAGCGGTGCGAAATACTGCAATACCAGGAGACACGTGGTGTAGGCCAGCCTCTGGTTTTCCGACGGCCACTGATCAAAACACAAGTACTTCCCAGCAAATTCTTCGGAGTATTTCGAGTCATACTGGAATTGCTCATTCGTTAGGATGTGGAACAGTGGGAAAGGCAATGCAGTCAGCATGGCCACTGTCCACATGAAGGCAATGCTTAGGTAGGCATGCTTGTTGTTGGGTCTCCAACCACGGGGATTGATTATCAACTGGTGGCGCTCAATAGCGATCAAGACCAAGGAGAAGATGGAGACGGTGATGGAAATGCACTGGATCATGGAATTCATCTTGCACATGGCCTCTCCAAAAATCCAATGGTCCATGAACGTATAGACGAATGTGAAGGGCAGGCACATGATGCTGATGAGCAGGTCGGAGACTGACAGGTTGACGATCAGAATGTTTGTGACATTATGCATTTCTTTCTGTTTCATTATGATAATGATTAGAAGCAGATTGCCCGAAACTCCAAGGATGATAATGGCACTGTAAACCAGAGCTAATATGAAAATCATGGCGGGTGGCGAATAACACTGGTCAAAATGGTCAAAGGTGAAATTTCTCTCGGAATAGTTAAAACGAATGGAGTGATTTTCAGCGTAAACAGGAGTTGTGCCATCCATTCTGGTTCCAAACAATGTTTAGTGAAGTGCAACGTTAATTATAAAAAGTTTGGCAAAGTAGTCTTCTGAGAAGAACGTTCTGTTCACACTTCACATTGGTTCCATGTTTCCTTATGTGCACGAATCTTCCTATAATTGAAAATAAACATTAGCACAAATACAGTAACTAAAAACAAGTCTCAAATAATATTAACTGGGCATGATTAAAGAACCCTATTGCAAATATCTATCTTTAGAATATGGAGAAAATATGGTCATTTTCTGTCACCTAATTACTTTATCAGGATCAAGCAATCAAATAATTGGAAGTGAAATCGAAGCAGCTGATGTTTGGTCTTGAACGTCTGAATATTATCAGATAACTTGATTCTCATAATCTAATACTGTAGCTTAAATGTTAATTGGTATCAAAGGGTTTGCAAACTGAGATTCTGTGAACACTTAGATAAATTATACTTCTGAACATATCTCCTGAAAAACAAAATGTTAAACTTTTATTTGCACATGATATCTTTGTGAAAACAGAATGCATGCAAATATTATTCCTCTGAAACCTATCCTGCATTGTATAGCTAAGGAAAAGGAAGAAGAAGAGTATGTAGACAAAAAATAGTTTAGCGGAAATGTggagtagtggtagagttgctgccttacagcgccagaaacccagattcgatcctgactatgggtggtgtctgtgtggagttggtacgttcttcccgtgtcctgcatgggttttccccaggagcttcagtttcctcacacactccaaagatgtacatgtttgtaagttaattggttggtgaaaattgtaaattgtccctagtgtgtgtagaatactgttaatgtgcaggatcGCTGCGCCGAatggactgtttccgcactgcctctCGAAAATAAAAACTGCCTGCCTCGATTCTTCATTTAACTCTTCAATCATTGCAAGTATCCCACTAGGAATGACTTTGCTTCAGTCCTGCTACATTATTACCCCCAGAATTCCACAAGGATCAAATTTAATATAAAATAATGACTACTTATCTAAATTAAACATCTTTTTTATGAGATTTTGTATTGCTACAGGCCCCTTGTGCACCCGttcattgcatcctggtgtatatgacaataagctGATCTGGTATGATCCTCTTCCTACTTC
This region of Rhinoraja longicauda isolate Sanriku21f chromosome 1, sRhiLon1.1, whole genome shotgun sequence genomic DNA includes:
- the LOC144597426 gene encoding neuropeptide Y receptor type 1-like; this encodes MDGTTPVYAENHSIRFNYSERNFTFDHFDQCYSPPAMIFILALVYSAIIILGVSGNLLLIIIIMKQKEMHNVTNILIVNLSVSDLLISIMCLPFTFVYTFMDHWIFGEAMCKMNSMIQCISITVSIFSLVLIAIERHQLIINPRGWRPNNKHAYLSIAFMWTVAMLTALPFPLFHILTNEQFQYDSKYSEEFAGKYLCFDQWPSENQRLAYTTCLLVLQYFAPLCFIFICYFKIYVRLRRRNDMMDKMRENKYRADENRRINIMLISIVVAFAVCWLPLNIFNAVFDWNYEAINNCHHNLVFSVCHLTAMLSTCTNPIFYGFLNKNFQRDLRSILHYCKCSPSVEDYEAIAMSTMQTEISKSSLKQTTQIA